The sequence CAATGCCATGCGGACTCCTTTCTTTGTCCGGGTCCGGACCAAGATCGTGACTTCACTCCCGCCGAAGGCGGTGGGCGCGTTCCGGATCGGTGTAGCAACTCCGCGCGGCGTGGATGACGCGTCCGGCGGGCGGGCGTGGGACCATTGGGCTGGGCGTCGAGGCGGGTCTTGGCCGTCGGCGGCGCTCGCCCCCACGCCCCTACGCCAAGGAAACGAAGGTGGAGAACATGGCCCGTTCAGCCAAGAACAGTTCCGCTGACCATGCGCGGGCGCCCGGCGAGCGCGGACTCTTGGCGGGCGGGCGGGCGGTCTGGGCGCTGGCCGGCGTGGCGGTTCTCGCGTTGGCGGCCGGATTCGGCCTGGGACGGGTCGTCAAGTCCCCCGCGCAGGCGGCCGGGCCGCAGTTGGAGCCGGGGCTGATCACCGCGAAAGTGGAGGCCAAAAGGATCGAGGCCACGCTGGTGGCCAGGGCGGACGTGTCATTCGCGGACCCGATCGCGGTGAACCCCGGGGCGCTCGGAGACGCCTCCGCGGCGGTGGTGACCGGGCGGATCCCCGAACAGGGCAGCGAGGTGGACGGCGGGGACGTGATCCTGGAGGTTTCCGGCCGCCCCGTGTTCCTGCTCCCGGGCGCCTTCCCCGCGTACCGGACTCTGGCGGCGGGATCATCCGGCCCGGACGTCACGCAGCTGCGGGCGGCGTTGAACTCCCTGGGGTTTTCAGCCGGAGCCGAAAGCGACCAATACGACAGCGCCCTCGCCGGCGCGGTCAAAGCCATGTACGACAAGGCCGGCTACCCCGCCCCGAACAGCCAGGACCGCGCCCTGAGCCAAGCGGTGCGGGACGCCCGCGACGCGGTCGAGGACGCCAAAGACGCCCGCGCCTCAGCCCAGAAAGCCGTCGACCAGGCCAAACAGGACGTGCGGGACAACGTGGAGGGCGCCCAGGAGCTGCTGGACGCCGCCAACGACGCCCTCAAACAGGCCGAGCGAGGCGTGACCCGCGCGCAGGAGGCCAGCGAAGAGGCGAACCGGGCCGCGTGGACGCCAATGATCTCCGCCGAGGTCGTTTTCGCCACCGACTTGCCCCGCCGGGTCGATTCGGTCGGGGTCACGTTGGGCCAGGACCTCTCCCAGGGCATGCCCACGGACATGATGGGCGGCGCCCCCGCCGACGCGCTGGTGCTGTCCGGCGCGCAAATCAAAGTCACGGCCGACGTCTCCGCGGAAGAGGCCGTTTTGCTCGTGGAGGGCGGCGCGGTGGTGTTGGACCCCTCGATGCTCGCCGTGGAGGGCGTCATCGAGTCCATCTGCGGCGGCGAGCCGATCCCCTCCGACCCGACTCAGCGCTGCGAGGTCCTGATCAACCCGACCCTCTCGGAAGACTTCGACCGCAGCCAGTTGGTGGGCAACGTGGCCGTTTCCATCCTCCTGGGAACCTCCGCGGAGGACAGCCTGGTGGTGCCGGTCGCGGCGGTCTCAGCGAATTCCGCGGGCGAGCCGCAGGTCGAGTTGGTGGTCGGCGAATTGGTCAAGAACGCCGCCGCCGGCCAACAAGAAACCCGCAAAGTGGTCATCGAAGCGGGCCTGTCCGCCCAGGGCTTCGTGGAGATCAAGTCCTCCACCGAGCCGATCAAGTCCGGCGACCTGGTGGTTGTCGGCGTCCAAGCCGCCAAAGGCCCGGCCGCCCAGTCTCCCGAACCAGCGGCTTTGCCGGCAATTGGCGCACGATGACGTTCGGCCCGTCCCAGCCCCTCCCCGCGTCCACTGCGCGGCAGCCGTTGTGGCGGGACCACCGCGGCCGCGCCCGGACCGCCGACCGGGGCGGGCTGGGGCTGGACGATTTGCTGGGAGGCGACCCACGGCATCGGGAAACGGAGGCCGAGGCGGCGGCGGGACCGCCGGAGAGCGCCGACACCGAGTTGCTGACGCCGGCGCGCGCGGCCGAGCCCGCGGGAGAGCCAGTCATCTTGCTGGAGGGCGTGTCGCGGACGTTCTCCGGCGCGGTGGAGGTGTTCGCGCTGAGGGACGTGTCCATGACGGTGGCGCCGGGGGACTACGTGTCGATCACGGGCACGTCCGGTTCCGGCAAGTCGACTTTGCTGAACGTGCTGGGGCTGCTGGACCGGCCGACGGTGGGCCTTTACCGGCTGGCGGGGGTGGACACCGGACCGTTGGGGGACAAGGCGCGGGCCAGATTGCGGGCCAGCGAGCTCGGGTTCGTTTTTCAGGGGTTTCATTTGATGCCGAAGCGGACCGTGTTTGAGAACGTGCTGCTGGGGATGGCGTATTCGGGGGTCACCAAGCGGGTGCGCCGCGAGAGGGTGGTGGCCGTGTTGGAGCAGGTGTCGTTGACCCACCGCGCGGCGTTCTTCCCCTCGACCCTGTCCGGCGGGGAGCGCCAAAGGGTGGCGGTGGCTCGGGCGCTGGCGAAGGGCCCGGCGGTGCTGCTGGCGGACGAGCCGACCGGAAACCTGGACGCCGCGACCTCCGGCGAGGTGTTGGACTTGTTCGACGAGTTGAACCGGGCCGGGCAGACCGTCCTGGTGGTGACGCATGATCCGGTGGTGGCGGAACGGGCGTCAAGGCGGATCCGCATGTCGGACGGCCGGTTGGAGGAGACATGACGGCGCTCAGGGAAGGGCGGGGCACGCCGGAAGTTCCCGGCCCGCGGGAGAGCGGACGGGACGGCCGCGGCGACCGGCACGGGCGGCGGGAGCGCCGTCGGCTCCGGCGGGAGGCCCGGCAGGCCACGCCCAGGTTGGGCCGGGCTGAGCGGTTCACCACGGGGAATCTGTTCGGGGAGGCCGTGCGCGGGCTGGCGGGCCGGCCGGGACGCCTGGTTTTGACGGCGCTGGCGGTGGTGTTGGGGATCGGCTCGCTGGTCACCACGGTGGGGTTCGCTCAGACGGGGGCGAGGCAGGTTGAGGCCACGTTTGATGAGGTCGCCGCCACCCAGGGCGTGGTCAAGGAACGCCAGGATCCCATGTTGGGCGGCGCCGCGGCGCCGCTGCCCTGGGACGCGGCTGAGACGGCCGCCCGTTTGAACGGGGTCATCGCCGCGGGGATGTCCAGCGAGGTGGACGTCAGGAGCGCCCGTATCTCGGCCGCCCCGATAACCGATCCGGAAGCGCCGCCGTCGGTGGTGCCGGGCGTGCTGGCGGCCACGCCGGGGTTGTTGGACACGGTGGAAGGCGAGATGACGGAGGGCGTGTTCTTCTCCGCCTTCCATGAGTCGACCGCGCAGCGGGTGGCCGTGCTGGGCGCGCAGGCGGCCCAGCTGTTGGGCGTGGCCCGCGTGTCGGATCAGCCGTCCATGTTCATCGGCGACACCGCCTACACCGTGATCGGGATCATCGGGTCGGTCAAGGCCGAGCACGGTTTGATGGACTCGGTGGTCCTGCCTCAGTCCACCGCCCGCCAAACCCAGGGGTTGGCGAAACCCGAGCAGTTGCGCGTGCGCCTGGAGGTGGGAGCCGGGCCCATGGTCTCGGAGCAGCTCGGAACCGCGCTCAACCCCGGTTCGCCGAACGACTACGAGATCTCCTTGCCGGGCGCCGCCTCCGAGTTCCGCAAGAATCTGACGGCGGACGTGAACTCCCTGTTCATTGTGCTGGGACTGGTCGCCCTGCTGATCGGGGCTTTGACCATCGCTGTGGTGACGTCCCTGTCCGTGATGGAGCGGCGCGGCGAGATCGGGCTGCGCCGCGCCCTGGGCGCCACCCAGCCAAACGTGGCCCTGCAATTCGTGGCGGAGACCGCCATAGTAGGCCTTCTGGGCGGCCTGATCGGAGCCGCGACGGGCTTGCTCGCGGTGGTCTTCATCTCCATGGTCAAGGACTGGACGCCGGTCCTGGACCTCCGCCTGGTCGCCGCCGCCGCCCTGGTCGGCATGGTCACCGGCGTCCTGGCGGGCCTGGCCCCCGCCATCCGCGCCGCCCGCATAGAACCGGCGGCGGCCCTCCAGGAAGGCCCCTGACCGAAAATGGGGACGGTACCTGTTTCCGGCGGAAACAGGTACCGTCCCCATTTCGGAACACAACATGCTGTGGCGAAGCGTGCGGAGCACCCCTAGGTGTAGTAGTGTTGCTTACCATGCTGGTCGCTCGCAAGAGCGGCCGCCGCCAACCAAACGGCCACACGACCAGGGCGGTTGGCGGCGGCGTGGGAACCCGGTGCGAATCCGGGACTGCCCCGCAGCGGTGAGCGGGAACGACGGCCGCGTAGACGCACTGGACCCACGGTCTGGGAAGCAGCGGCCAGGTAGGAACCGCGCCAACCCAGGCGCGACGCCCGCAAGTCCGAAGACCTGCCAGCCGGCGTGGGCACGGTGCCCGCGTCAGGCCTCACGGCTCGCGGGAAGCCGAAGTGCCGGCCCTCGTTCGGCTCTGCCCACGTCGCGCCGCCGCTGCTCACCACCCGCCCGCCGCGAGCGAAGCGACGAGGAGACGCACAAATATGACCACCCAGGCCGCCGGCACCGCCGTCAACGGTTCCAGCACCATTTCCGCCGTCACGAAGCGAGACGGACGGGTAGTTCCCTTCGAACTAGACCGCATCGCCAGGGCGATCGCCAAAGCGGGCGCCGCCACCGGCGAGTTCGACGGTGCCGAGGCCCTGCTGCTGGCCCGCTTCGTGACCCGCAAGCTGGACGGCGGCGCCCCGCAAGTCGAACAAATCCAGGACTGCGTGGAGCAGACCCTGATGAACGCGGGCTACATCGCCACCGCCCGCGCATACATTGTCTACCGCGAGCAGCACTCGCGCCTGCGCCAGGACGCCCGCGTGGTGGTGGACGTCGAAAGCTCCATCAACGAGTACCTGGACCGCTCCGACTGGCGGGTCAACGCCAACGCCAACCAGGGGTATTCGCTGGGCGGCCTGATCCTCAACACCTCCGGCAAGGTGATCGCCAACTACTGGCTCTCGCACGTCTACGCGCCGGAGATCGGCCGCGCCCACCGCGAAGGCGACCTCCACATCCACGACCTCGACATGCTCAGCGGCTACTGCGCCGGCTGGTCCCTGCGCACGCTGCTGGCCGAAGGCCTCAACGGCGTACCCGGCAAGATCGACGCCGCGCCGCCCAAGCACTTCTCCTCCGCCATCGGGCAGATTGTCAACTTCCTGGGCACGCTTCAAAACGAATGGGCCGGCGCGCAGGCTTTCTCATCCTTCGACACGTACATGGCCCCCTACGTGCGTCTGGACAAGATGACCTACGAGCAGGTCCTCCAAGGCATCCAAGAACTGGTCTACAACCTCAACGTGCCCTCGCGTTGGGGCACGCAAACCCCGTTCACCAACCTGACCTTCGACTGGACGTGCCCGGAAGACCTGCGCCAGGACCGGCCGGTGATTGGCGGCGTGGCCCAAGACTTCACGTACGGCGAGCTCCAGACCGAGATGGACATGATCAACCGCGCCTACATCGAGGTCATGACCAGGGGCGACGCGAAGGGCAGGGTCTTCACGTTCCCCATCCCGACCTACAACATCACCGCCGACTTCCCCTGGGAGTCCCCGAACGCCGAACGGCTTTTCGGCATGACCGCCAAGTACGGCCTGCCGTATTTCCAGAACTTCATCAACTCCGAGCTCAAGCCGAACCAGATCCGCTCAATGTGCTGCCGGCTCCAACTCGACCTGCGCGAGCTCCTCAAGCGCGGGAACGGCCTGTTCGGCTCGGCGGAGCAGACCGGCTCGCTCGGCGTGGTCACCATCAACTGCGCCCGGTTGGGCTACCTCCATGCCGGCGACGAGACGGGCCTGCTCCGCGCCCTCGACCGGCTCCTGGAGCTGTCCCGCGACAGCCTGGAGGTCAAGCGCAAGGTCATCCAGCGCCTGATCGACCAGGGCCTGTTCCCGTACACCAAACGCTATCTGGGCACGCTTAGGAACCACTTCTCCACGATCGGCGTCAACGGCCTGAACGAGATGGCGCGGAACTTCTTCCGCTCCCCGCTGGGCGCCGAGGGTTTGGCTGGGGCTGAAACACACGGCATCGGGCAGGGAACCCCCGGCGACATCACAAGCGCCGAGGGGCGGGCGCTCGCGATCCGGGTGCTGGACCACGTGCGGGCGCGGATGGTGGAGTTCCAGGAGACCACAACGCACCTGTACAACCTGGAGGCGACCCCGGCGGAGGGCACCACCTACCGGTTCGCGAAAGAGGACCGGCGGCGGTTCCCGGGCATCGTCCAGGCGGGGACGCCGGACAATCCGTACTACACGAACTCGTCGCAGCTGCCCGTCGGCCACACCGACGACCCGTTCGAGGCGCTGGAGCTGCAGGACGAATTGCAGCGCAAATACACCGGCGGCACCGTCCTGCACCTCTACATGGGCGAGGCCATCTCATCCGCCACCGCCTGCCGCGAGCTGGTCAAACGCGCGCTGACGCGGTTCTCGCTGCCGTACATCACCATCACGCCGACCTTCTCGATCTGCCCGACCCACGGATACCTGGACGGCGAGCAGCCGGCCTGCCCGC is a genomic window of Bifidobacteriaceae bacterium containing:
- a CDS encoding peptidoglycan-binding protein; its protein translation is MARSAKNSSADHARAPGERGLLAGGRAVWALAGVAVLALAAGFGLGRVVKSPAQAAGPQLEPGLITAKVEAKRIEATLVARADVSFADPIAVNPGALGDASAAVVTGRIPEQGSEVDGGDVILEVSGRPVFLLPGAFPAYRTLAAGSSGPDVTQLRAALNSLGFSAGAESDQYDSALAGAVKAMYDKAGYPAPNSQDRALSQAVRDARDAVEDAKDARASAQKAVDQAKQDVRDNVEGAQELLDAANDALKQAERGVTRAQEASEEANRAAWTPMISAEVVFATDLPRRVDSVGVTLGQDLSQGMPTDMMGGAPADALVLSGAQIKVTADVSAEEAVLLVEGGAVVLDPSMLAVEGVIESICGGEPIPSDPTQRCEVLINPTLSEDFDRSQLVGNVAVSILLGTSAEDSLVVPVAAVSANSAGEPQVELVVGELVKNAAAGQQETRKVVIEAGLSAQGFVEIKSSTEPIKSGDLVVVGVQAAKGPAAQSPEPAALPAIGAR
- a CDS encoding ABC transporter ATP-binding protein — encoded protein: MTFGPSQPLPASTARQPLWRDHRGRARTADRGGLGLDDLLGGDPRHRETEAEAAAGPPESADTELLTPARAAEPAGEPVILLEGVSRTFSGAVEVFALRDVSMTVAPGDYVSITGTSGSGKSTLLNVLGLLDRPTVGLYRLAGVDTGPLGDKARARLRASELGFVFQGFHLMPKRTVFENVLLGMAYSGVTKRVRRERVVAVLEQVSLTHRAAFFPSTLSGGERQRVAVARALAKGPAVLLADEPTGNLDAATSGEVLDLFDELNRAGQTVLVVTHDPVVAERASRRIRMSDGRLEET
- a CDS encoding ABC transporter permease, which gives rise to MTALREGRGTPEVPGPRESGRDGRGDRHGRRERRRLRREARQATPRLGRAERFTTGNLFGEAVRGLAGRPGRLVLTALAVVLGIGSLVTTVGFAQTGARQVEATFDEVAATQGVVKERQDPMLGGAAAPLPWDAAETAARLNGVIAAGMSSEVDVRSARISAAPITDPEAPPSVVPGVLAATPGLLDTVEGEMTEGVFFSAFHESTAQRVAVLGAQAAQLLGVARVSDQPSMFIGDTAYTVIGIIGSVKAEHGLMDSVVLPQSTARQTQGLAKPEQLRVRLEVGAGPMVSEQLGTALNPGSPNDYEISLPGAASEFRKNLTADVNSLFIVLGLVALLIGALTIAVVTSLSVMERRGEIGLRRALGATQPNVALQFVAETAIVGLLGGLIGAATGLLAVVFISMVKDWTPVLDLRLVAAAALVGMVTGVLAGLAPAIRAARIEPAAALQEGP
- a CDS encoding ribonucleoside triphosphate reductase, whose product is MTTQAAGTAVNGSSTISAVTKRDGRVVPFELDRIARAIAKAGAATGEFDGAEALLLARFVTRKLDGGAPQVEQIQDCVEQTLMNAGYIATARAYIVYREQHSRLRQDARVVVDVESSINEYLDRSDWRVNANANQGYSLGGLILNTSGKVIANYWLSHVYAPEIGRAHREGDLHIHDLDMLSGYCAGWSLRTLLAEGLNGVPGKIDAAPPKHFSSAIGQIVNFLGTLQNEWAGAQAFSSFDTYMAPYVRLDKMTYEQVLQGIQELVYNLNVPSRWGTQTPFTNLTFDWTCPEDLRQDRPVIGGVAQDFTYGELQTEMDMINRAYIEVMTRGDAKGRVFTFPIPTYNITADFPWESPNAERLFGMTAKYGLPYFQNFINSELKPNQIRSMCCRLQLDLRELLKRGNGLFGSAEQTGSLGVVTINCARLGYLHAGDETGLLRALDRLLELSRDSLEVKRKVIQRLIDQGLFPYTKRYLGTLRNHFSTIGVNGLNEMARNFFRSPLGAEGLAGAETHGIGQGTPGDITSAEGRALAIRVLDHVRARMVEFQETTTHLYNLEATPAEGTTYRFAKEDRRRFPGIVQAGTPDNPYYTNSSQLPVGHTDDPFEALELQDELQRKYTGGTVLHLYMGEAISSATACRELVKRALTRFSLPYITITPTFSICPTHGYLDGEQPACPRCAEADPSAEPVACEVWTRVMGYHRPVSSFNVGKQGEHHERVHFAEPALV